The DNA segment CTTTGCTGCAACGCGATCGAGCACTTGGCCGAGCCGCTCCAGGGCTGCATCGACGTTGGCTCGGGACAGCGGCAGCATGCCGGCATCCCGGAGCAGGCTGAGCAGCTCGAACTGCACGTCGTGCACCAGGGATCCGCGCTGCAAGGGATCCAGCTCCTCGATGGCCACGGGCTCATCCCGGGGCGCCAGTCTGTGGACGGTGTGTAGGAAGAACCGGTACGGGCACACCGCAAACGCCTGGAGCGCCGTTGGGGAGAAGCTGCGAGCTTCGAGCCGGTGCGAGGCCAATGCCGTCGTAGCTCCGGTGCTCGGCTGCCATAGACCATCGGCTCCGGTCCACTTCGGCAGCCAGCGCCTGGCCCGAAAACGCAGGGCCCTGGCCAGGTGGGCGTTGCTGCTCAGCAGGTAGCGGGCCGACCCCAACGTCTTGTCTGGATTCTGATCCAACAGCGACTCGAGCACGGCGAGGTCGTATTCCGACTCGTCGATCGAATCGTTGCGGTCGTTCGGCGCGGGCCAACCGACGCGCGCCGCAGTCACGGTCTCCGTTCGTTCGGCGAACTCGTCGAACAACGGGAGCTTGCCCTCGGCTGCGCGCACCGCCTCCAGCGCGTAGAACGAAGGCACCCGGGGTCGCCCCTGCTCGAGGTCGATGCGTGGATACGACAGCACGATGCGCTTTCGCGCGGTGCCGGCCGCAACGCGCAGCGCGAGTCGCTCTTCGGCCAGCCGGTCTTCGTTGGTCGAAAGGCCAGCACCGAGGATCGCCCGCCGCCGGTCGAGCAGCAGGGGATCCTCCACGATCTTGCGGGGGAAGAGCTTCTCGGCCAGCCCCGGCACGAACACGACGTCGAACGCGAGACCTCGAGCGGCCGCGATGGGCGCGACGAGCAGCTTGCCGTACCGTGTCCCGGAGGGCGGGACACGCAAGTCCAGCAGCTGGTGCTCCAGCACACGCATCACTTCACCGAGACCGACGGGTCCTACCGGACCCATCGGCGCCAGCTCTGACAGCACCGAAAGGACTCGATCCGCCCGCCGCAGGGCACGACTCGCCAGCGCCCCGAGCGATCGCAGCCAGCCCTCCCATGTCCTGTCTGCAGCCAGCCCCTGAAGATCCTCGATCAAGGGCAGTGCGTAGGCTCGCAGGGCGCCGAGATCCTCGAGGTTGCGCCGCAGCTGTTCTTGTCGGGCCTCACCGCTGTCGTCGATCTCCCGCAGCGCCCCCCGCATCTGTCGAGCCAGGCCATCGAGGCGCCGGCGCCAGCGATCGATGCCACCGATCACCGAGGCGTCGACGATCAAGCGCTCCCAACGCCGCGGGGCCCGCAGCGTGCCTGCCGTGACCGACCGCGGCTCGTCGTCTGTTCGGATCGACTCCGCGCGCTCTTCATCCAGTCGTGCTTCCGGCTCGGTCTCCAGCGCCCAAGGAACCAATTCCTGATCCGGCGCGATCCAACGCTCGTGGGAGGGTGCCGGCGGGGGAGGTTGCCCGGACTCATCCGCGTCCGGGACCTGGGCGAGCGAGAGGTACTCGGCAAAGCGTCGCGCCGACATGCCCTGCTGCGCGCAGCGCAGCAGGGCGAGGAATGCGCGCCCGGCCGGATCCGGGCGTACCACGCCGCGCGCAAAGAACGCCGGAATCTCCGCTCGTGCCAGCGCTTCCTGCAGATGCGGCCGGTACTCGTTCGGCGAACGGAGCAGGACAGCGATCCGATCAAAGGGTGTTCCCTGCTCCGACAGACGAAGGATGCAGCGGGTGATCTCGACACATTCCCGATTCTCGCCGGGCGCGGATAGGATCGTGACCGAGTTGTCCAGGCCGATCCTTCCCGGTCTGCGATCCTCGAAAAGGTGCTCTCGCAGCTCCTGTAGCGCCGACGTCCGCGGGGCCGGCTCCGCGTCGCTTTCGGACAACCCAAGGGCGTCGTGCAGGTATTTCGACGTGCGTTCATCGCCCCTCGGCACCGTGGCAAGGATGCAGGCCGCGTGCTTGCCCACCGTCTCAAGGAACAGCGCCTCGCAAGACCAGCGGACCGGAACATCGAGCAGCAAAAGGGGTGCCGATCGCTCCGGCTCCGGCGCTTCAGCCATCGCGGCTCGCAGCACAGCGGGCCAGTCGGCGAGCCTGGCGCGCTCCAGCTCGGTCTCGTAGTCGCACTGCAGACGGGCGAGCTCCGCGTCGGCAGCGGCGACCTGGGCAGCCACGAAATGCTCCGACCGAAGCTCGAGCAACGTGCTGGTCAGCGCACGGATGAAGCCGGGGGTCCGGGCGACCGTGGCGTGGCGGCCGAGGCGCCCGGACGCAATGCGATCGTGCACGACCCGCGCGACCACGGCCTCGCAGGCCAGCCGCCCGATCGGGCACAGGCCTCGGGCGGCGAGCTGGGTCCGGGCCCGCTCGCTGCCCAGGTGCGGCAGGGTGGTGGCGCGCCATCCAAACGTCGCGCCGTGATCGGCGACAACCTGGCGCAGGATCTCCTTGCCGGCGTCCAGGGTCGCCGCGACCACGAGGAGCGGCCGTGCGCGATCCTGCAGCTGTAGCCACTTGGCGGCGCGCCGCAGCCGCGCGTGTGCATCTGCCGCGCATGCGACCACCCTGCGCACAGCGGCTTGCTCGCCTTCTGCGGGGACGTCGTTGGACCCCGATCCGGCCTGCTGCTTCCGATGCCCGCCGCGCACAAGTCAACCATACCAGCACGCCCCGCGAAAAGCGTGCGCCATCGTGCCAGCACGCATCCAGCTTGCCGGGCGTGGATCGGGTTGCCGGTGGCTGGCGCTTTGGCAGACTGCGGGGCCGCCCACCCGGCGACTCCGTAACGGAGTGACTCCATGACCGAGAACTGTTCAGGCCCCAGGCAGTCGGGAAGCCGTCGTGCAAGCGTGGTCACCCCCTGAACGGTTGCCCACGTTGCGACGGCTCGAGTGGATAGCGCGACGGCGGCCGATCACAAGCAGGTGCCAGGCCTGCGGCACGAGCGGCACGTGCCGTCGGGCGAGATCGCAGGAGGGCTGCCCATGCACTCGATGTCGCAGTTGGCGGCGTTTGCGCAATCGACCAAGCAATCGGATCCCGCTTCGCACACGACAAGGCACATCTGGGCACCCTGGCAGTTCACGTCGCAGCTGGCACCGTTGCTGCACGTCAGCTCGACCCCCCAGGATTCGAGCTGGTCGCTTCCGCTGACCCGGCACGCCCCTCCACTACACCGCGCCTGGGTCGCTCGCTGCGCAAGCCACAGATCGCAAGCGGAGCTTGCGGGACACGAGCAGGTGGCCAGGGAACAGCTCACGCAGCAGCTGGGACCCTGGCAGGTGCAGGAGCCTGCCATGCAGGGACTCCGGCCGGCCGGGCCGGGTGCGCAGGCTGCCGGCCCCGGCCCCGGAGGCATGGGAGCCCCTACGCCCGCACCCGGTGGGGACGAGGCGTCTCCGCCGATCCCCCCGCTGCCGCCGCCCTGCCCCCCGGGCATGCCGCCGGCCCCGCCCAGCGGCGGCGGGCCCTGTCCGCCGGCTGTGGCACCTGCCACGCCGGGTGGCATTGGTGCCTGTTGCCCGGCTCCCGTTCCTGCCGTGCCGTGGCCGGGCGGGGTCTGCCTCCCGGCTCCCGATTGCCCTGCGCCGGGAAGCGGCGCTGCGCGTCCCCCTGCTGCGACGCCTGACTGAAGGGTCGAAGCTACCGGGGCCCTCTCCAGCGTGCAGCCAGCGGCCAGAACCGCCAAAGCCAGGTACAATAAAGGCATTGTTTTTTGATGTTGCGCGATCTGCTGCTCGTTTAGCGCGTGCGCCCAAGCGACCGCCAGCTCCAACGCGGCCCTTTTCGGATCCAGGCCGCGACCAGCAGAGCATTCTGTCCAACGGCAGGCGCGAATGCAAGCGAGCCCCGTCTAGCCCGCATCGGTCAGCAGCCTCCGGCCTCTCCGTCGATCCAGAACCGCACGCCCGATCCACCCCGCGCTAGCCGCCGCGTCCTCGTTTCGGCATCCTCAACATTGGTGTCGACCATGCCGCCGGTGCCTCAACTGCGGATCGGCGGCTATCACAGCCGCCCCGGGCGGCTCGGCTCGAAGTTGGTGACCGATGCGGGCTAGAGCGTGATCTCTTCGATCACCTCGCTTTGCGCACCCAGATCCAGTACCGGCTTGACGCCTCGACGCCGCGCACGTTGGTCGGCCTTGCGGGCCAGCTGGCGCAGCACCGGGCGGCCTCGCTGCGGGCGGCCGGGCAGGGAGCGGTCGATCCAGAAGTAGCTCCGGCTGCGCACGTCGAGGTGAACGAAGCCGCTGACTACATAGTGGCCTACGCCCACGAAACCGAAGGTGCGCAGGTAGCGTGCCAGACGCCGGTCGCTCACGCCCGGCAGGACGATGTCAGCCGCGCGCCCGTGGGCATGACGGCTGGAGCTCCGGTCGGGGCGAAAGCCGCTGATGACCCTGACGTAGGGCACCTTGAAGCGCCGCATCGCACGATAGAGAAGATCCAGAAGCCGTGGGCTGATGGGTCTCGTGACCCCTCCGCGCCACGCGAACGCACGCGAGGCGCGCAGCACGTCGTCGGGAGCAAAGCCCCCGTCTTTGCCTAGCGGAGTCAGCGACACGCGTTCGTTTTCCCGCAAGGGAACGAGCACGAGGGGCGGCGGCTGCGCTTTTCGATAGGCTCGCCGTTCTCGTGCCCGAGCGCGGCGGTGCCAGCGCGCTCTCATACGGCGGTAGCTGCGGTCGAGCCGCCGTCGCACCTTGCGCGCGGGCCGTGCCTTGCGAGCGCGCCGTGCCTTGCGGGCGCGGCGCGCCACGTGCTTGGTGGGCTGTCCCACCTGCTTGGCGGCTCGCGAGGGTACCGGAATGCTGGCCACGTCTTCGGCAACGACCAGATCCGCTGGCCAGGTGCACAGCAGCAGGCTCACCAGCGACGCCCACGATCGCACGCCTACGCCTCCGGTTCACCGGGGAGCAGGCGCAGCTCGGCCTCCAGCAGTCCCAGTGCCTGGCTCGCCGCGCCCTGTTCCGCTTCGAGCTTGGAGCGCCCATGGCCCTCGGCCAGTCGCCGCGCGCCCACGCTGAGCGCCACGCGGAACTCTCGCTGATGGTCGGGCCCGAGCGTCTCGATGGTCTCGTAACGCGGGGTGGGTCCGCCGCGGCGCTGAACCAGTTCCTGCACGCGCGTCTTGTAGTCCCGCGCGCCGGGCGAGCCGTCGCCGATTCGCTCGGCCAGCAGGGTCTGCAGCGTACGCCTGGCCGAGGCGGGGCCGCCATCGAGGTAGATCGCTGCGATGCACGCTTCGAAGGCGCTGGCGAGGAGCCTGGGCTTGTCACGCCCGCCCGAGCGTTCCTCGCCACGCCCCAAACGCAGGGCCGACCCGATCCCCAAGTCACGCGCCAGGCTCGCGAGGCTCTCCTCGCGTACCAGATCCGCCCGGCGGCGGGTGAGCTCCCCGGCGGTCGCGCCCTCGAACCGATCCCAGAGCATGGTCGAGGCCACCCACCCCAACACGGCGTCCCCCAAGAACTCGAGGCTCTCGTTGTCGCCCGCAGCACGCCCCCCGCGTCGCTCGTTCGTGTAT comes from the Pseudomonadota bacterium genome and includes:
- a CDS encoding PD-(D/E)XK nuclease family protein — encoded protein: MRGGHRKQQAGSGSNDVPAEGEQAAVRRVVACAADAHARLRRAAKWLQLQDRARPLLVVAATLDAGKEILRQVVADHGATFGWRATTLPHLGSERARTQLAARGLCPIGRLACEAVVARVVHDRIASGRLGRHATVARTPGFIRALTSTLLELRSEHFVAAQVAAADAELARLQCDYETELERARLADWPAVLRAAMAEAPEPERSAPLLLLDVPVRWSCEALFLETVGKHAACILATVPRGDERTSKYLHDALGLSESDAEPAPRTSALQELREHLFEDRRPGRIGLDNSVTILSAPGENRECVEITRCILRLSEQGTPFDRIAVLLRSPNEYRPHLQEALARAEIPAFFARGVVRPDPAGRAFLALLRCAQQGMSARRFAEYLSLAQVPDADESGQPPPPAPSHERWIAPDQELVPWALETEPEARLDEERAESIRTDDEPRSVTAGTLRAPRRWERLIVDASVIGGIDRWRRRLDGLARQMRGALREIDDSGEARQEQLRRNLEDLGALRAYALPLIEDLQGLAADRTWEGWLRSLGALASRALRRADRVLSVLSELAPMGPVGPVGLGEVMRVLEHQLLDLRVPPSGTRYGKLLVAPIAAARGLAFDVVFVPGLAEKLFPRKIVEDPLLLDRRRAILGAGLSTNEDRLAEERLALRVAAGTARKRIVLSYPRIDLEQGRPRVPSFYALEAVRAAEGKLPLFDEFAERTETVTAARVGWPAPNDRNDSIDESEYDLAVLESLLDQNPDKTLGSARYLLSSNAHLARALRFRARRWLPKWTGADGLWQPSTGATTALASHRLEARSFSPTALQAFAVCPYRFFLHTVHRLAPRDEPVAIEELDPLQRGSLVHDVQFELLSLLRDAGMLPLSRANVDAALERLGQVLDRVAAKYRDDLAPAIERVWQDGVASVAADLREWLRRASEDVSSLQPWRFELSFGLKEPRARDPASVEAPVELASGLRLRGSVDLIERDAAGVLRVTDHKTGKVRVEPGAIIDGGKALQPVLYALAVEKLFPDLSVRSGRLYYCTVAGGFVEREVRLDDKARAAAQTLADTVGTALEQGAFPAFPEPGACEWCDYRRVCGPYEELRTRRKPPGPLESLRQLRGLR
- a CDS encoding DUF882 domain-containing protein, which gives rise to MRSWASLVSLLLCTWPADLVVAEDVASIPVPSRAAKQVGQPTKHVARRARKARRARKARPARKVRRRLDRSYRRMRARWHRRARARERRAYRKAQPPPLVLVPLRENERVSLTPLGKDGGFAPDDVLRASRAFAWRGGVTRPISPRLLDLLYRAMRRFKVPYVRVISGFRPDRSSSRHAHGRAADIVLPGVSDRRLARYLRTFGFVGVGHYVVSGFVHLDVRSRSYFWIDRSLPGRPQRGRPVLRQLARKADQRARRRGVKPVLDLGAQSEVIEEITL
- the rnc gene encoding ribonuclease III, which produces MAIVDDAATAVALALGHDFRRSRLLIQALTHRSYTNERRGGRAAGDNESLEFLGDAVLGWVASTMLWDRFEGATAGELTRRRADLVREESLASLARDLGIGSALRLGRGEERSGGRDKPRLLASAFEACIAAIYLDGGPASARRTLQTLLAERIGDGSPGARDYKTRVQELVQRRGGPTPRYETIETLGPDHQREFRVALSVGARRLAEGHGRSKLEAEQGAASQALGLLEAELRLLPGEPEA